The Pirellulales bacterium genomic interval ATGACCTGATGGACATCTTGGCACCAAAGCTCTCGGCCATGCGTGAAGAGCGCAAGAGGCTCGCCAAAGAGCTCGCGGCGAGTACCAAGGGCGACAACGCTGTTGACGTCGAGGCGATGGCAGAAGCCGCTATAGATCGTCTGTGGACCCTCTCAGCAGAATTCGAGAAGGCGAATCCCGCCCAGCTGAAAGAACTGCTACGCAGGATTGTCTCGAAGGTCGAGCTTTTCTTTGACGAGCATCGCACAGCACAGCGTACGTTCTATCGATGTGTGCGCGGAATCGTCCAACTACAGCCCGCAGCTACTTACTTGGGATTGGCGCAGCATTCAAACACGTCTTGAGCGTGACCAAGACGTGTCTTTATTTGGCCGAAAAGTACGACGATTATTATCCCGACATGCAACCGCGCCTGGATCGCGGGCTGGTCATCGCCGGTGCGATTTTGCACGACATTGGCAAATTGCGCGAAATCGAGTGGCAGCCCGAAGGTGCGGCCTATACGGCGCCCGGCCGGCTGGTGGGGCATATTTTGCAAGGCCGAGACATCGTACGCGAGGCGGCCCGGGAGCATCCGCTGGACGCGGAAATGCTGTTACGCCTGGAGCACATCATCATTGCCCATCAACGATTGCCCGAATGGGGTTCGCCCAAGCCTCCCATGACTCCCGAGGCCCTGCTAGTTCACTATGCCGACGATATCGACGCCAAGTACAACATGATGTACGTGACCCTGCGCGACGACACGACGCCAGGCCCCATGACTTCGAAGAAAAACCAGCTTTTTCAACAG includes:
- a CDS encoding HD domain-containing protein, with product MTKTCLYLAEKYDDYYPDMQPRLDRGLVIAGAILHDIGKLREIEWQPEGAAYTAPGRLVGHILQGRDIVREAAREHPLDAEMLLRLEHIIIAHQRLPEWGSPKPPMTPEALLVHYADDIDAKYNMMYVTLRDDTTPGPMTSKKNQLFQQIFRGGEK